A portion of the Ricinus communis isolate WT05 ecotype wild-type chromosome 10, ASM1957865v1, whole genome shotgun sequence genome contains these proteins:
- the LOC8285726 gene encoding xyloglucan endotransglucosylase protein 2, which yields MPIASSILLILLPASLSLSSTQKAMASWTWTVSIAMVLLMVGRAMGAAPRRPVDVAFGRNYIPTWAFDHIKYFNGGSEIQLHLDKYTGTGFQSKGSYLFGHFSMQIKLVPGDSAGTVTAFYLSSQNSEHDEIDFEFLGNRTGQPYILQTNVFTGGKGDREQRIYLWFDPTKEYHSYSVLWNLYQIVFFVDDVPIRVFKNCKDLGVKFPFNQPMKIYSSLWNADDWATRGGLEKTDWSKAPFIASYKGFHIDGCEASVEAKFCATQGKRWWDQKEFQDLDAFQYRRLRWVRTKYTIYNYCTDTSRYPSQPPECSRDRDTI from the exons ATGCCCATTGCCTCCTCCATTCTCCTCATCCTCCTCCCagcatctctctctctttcttccaCCCAG AAAGCTATGGCTTCTTGGACATGGACTGTGAGTATAGCAATGGTACTGCTAATGGTAGGTAGAGCTATGGGAGCTGCCCCAAGGAGGCCAGTAGATGTGGCCTTCGGCAGGAACTATATCCCTACGTGGGCATTTGATCATATTAAATACTTCAATGGGGGCTCTGAAATTCAGCTCCACTTGGACAAATACACTG GCACTGGTTTCCAATCCAAAGGCTCATACTTGTTCGGACACTTCAGTATGCAAATAAAGTTGGTTCCTGGGGATTCAGCTGGCACCGTAACTGCTTTCTAT CTATCATCTCAAAACTCAGAGCACGATGAGATAGACTTCGAGTTCTTGGGGAACAGGACGGGGCAGCCCTACATTTTGCAGACAAATGTGTTTACAGGAGGGAAGGGAGACAGAGAACAGAGGATTTACCTGTGGTTCGATCCAACCAAAGAATACCACTCCTACTCAGTCCTCTGGAATTTGTATCAGATTGT GTTCTTCGTGGATGATGTGCCAATCAGAGTATTCAAAAACTGCAAAGACTTGGGAGTGAAATTTCCATTCAACCAGCCAATGAAGATATACTCAAGCCTCTGGAACGCAGATGATTGGGCCACAAGAGGAGGACTTGAGAAGACAGACTGGTCAAAGGCTCCATTTATAGCATCATACAAGGGTTTCCACATTGATGGTTGCGAGGCATCTGTGGAAGCGAAGTTCTGTGCCACTCAGGGGAAGAGATGGTGGGACCAGAAGGAGTTCCAGGACCTGGATGCCTTCCAGTACAGGAGGCTCAGATGGGTCCGCACCAAGTATACCATCTACAACTATTGCACCGATACAAGTAGATACCCTTCCCAACCCCCTGAATGCTCCCGGGACAGGGACACCATTTAG
- the LOC8285728 gene encoding UPF0481 protein At3g47200 — MAGTNWVIEVNEKLESIDNYVEAERWKQRSIYKVPACVTDLNKKAYRPQAVSFGPYHHGEDHLKPMEEHKHRALLHFLKRSNKPIQLFVDSLSEVVQLLKDSYDPLDSYWQQDTSRFLQLMILDGCFLLEILRIATDQSLDDYAPNDPVFSNHGKLYIMPYIMRDMLMLQNQLPMLVLDKLVAVESGKEKDEEFVNKLILKFCFPDAPVSSLGKCLHPLDVYRKSLLQKQVGREKRRILRSRRQKGGNNIIRSATELNEAGIRFKKSKTRSLKDISFRGGVLRLPVIVVDDATESIFLNLMAFERFHVGAGNEVTSFIFFMDNIIDSERDVALLHSRGIIQNAVGSDKAVAKLFNSLSKDITLDPNSSLDFVHKKVNAYCRKAWNEWRANLIHTYFRNPWAILSLIAAVFLFALTIVQTVYTIYPIYHSSESPSPPMVSVTPSPPIVSAAPSPAAPPLPFPKPPLPQLRH, encoded by the exons ATGGCGGGAACAAACTGGGTCATTGAGGTGAATGAAAAACTTGAATCAATAGATAATTATGTGGAGGCTGAGCGCTGGAAGCAACGCTCAATCTACAAAGTGCCTGCATGCGTCACTGATCTCAACAAGAAAGCCTATAGGCCTCAGGCTGTCTCCTTCGGTCCTTATCATCATGGCGAAGATCACCTGAAGCCCATGGAGGAGCACAAGCACCGAGCTCTCCTCCATTTTCTCAAGAGATCAAATAAGCCCATACAACTTTTCGTTGATTCTTTATCTGAAGTCGTGCAGCTTTTAAAGGACTCCTACGATCCGCTTGATTCGTACTGGCAGCAGGACACTAGTAGATTTCTGCAACTAATGATTCTTGATGGCTGTTTCTTGCTGGAGATCTTACGCATTGCTACTGACCAGAGCTTGGATGACTATGCTCCTAACGATCCGGTCTTTAGCAATCATGGGAAGCTCTATATCATGCCCTATATCATGCGTGATATGCTCATGCTTCAAAATCAGCTCCCAATGTTGGTTCTTGACAAGCTGGTTGCTGTTGAAAGCGGCAAAGAAAAG GATGAAGAGTTCGTCAACAAGCTCATCCTCAAGTTCTGTTTTCCTGACGCTCCTGTCTCCAGCCTGGGCAAGTGCTTGCACCCATTGGATGTCTACAGGAAAAGTTTACTTCAAAAACAAGTTGGCAGAGAAAAGCGTCGCATATTACGAAGTAGACGACAAAAAGGTGGTAATAATATTATCAGGTCTGCAACGGAGCTCAATGAAGCTGGAATCAGATTCAAGAAAAGTAAAACTAGAAGCCTGAAAGACATCTCTTTCCGTGGCGGCGTGCTTAGGCTTCCAGTGATTGTGGTGGATGATGCAACTGAGTCAATTTTTCTGAATTTAATGGCCTTCGAGCGCTTCCATGTAGGTGCAGGGAATGAGGTGACATCCTTCATCTTTTTCATGGATAATATCATTGATAGCGAGAGGGATGTTGCCCTCCTACACTCTAGAGGGATCATCCAGAATGCTGTTGGAAGTGATAAAGCTGTTGCTAAACTCTTCAATTCTCTCTCTAAAGATATTACTCTCGACCCAAATAGCAGCCTAGATTTTGTTCATAAGAAGGTTAATGCCTACTGCAGAAAAGCGTGGAATGAGTGGCGTGCCAATCTTATCCATACCTATTTCAGAAATCCCTGGGCTATTCTCTCTCTTATTGCTGCAGTCTTCCTTTTTGCGCTCACCATTGTTCAAACTGTATATACTATATATCCAATCTACCATTCCAGTGAATCTCCCTCTCCTCCAATGGTTTCTGTAACACCTTCTCCGCCAATAGTTTCTGCAGCACCTTCTCCTGCTGCTCCTCCTCTCCCTTTTCCAAAACCGCCATTACCTCAACTGCGCCACTGA